A window of the Lolium perenne isolate Kyuss_39 chromosome 7, Kyuss_2.0, whole genome shotgun sequence genome harbors these coding sequences:
- the LOC127311312 gene encoding single-stranded DNA-binding protein WHY1, chloroplastic, producing the protein MPPPLSLSLPSPPPPLQPLSLLPQHAKVLSHSLALSSRPPPSSICSVVPARHSDYFDPRAPPPPPQRDMYGTPPPTPAQGSPGARVFASYSIYKGKAALAFDPRPPQFVPLESGALKVVKEGFVLLQFAPAVAARQYDWSRKQVFSLSVWEMGTLLSLGPTDSCEFFHDPFKGRSDEGKVRKVLKVEPTPDGNGRFFNLSVQNRLLNVDESIYIPITKGEYAVIVSTFNYIIPHIMGWSTFTNSIKPEDSQPYSRPQSSPELEWRR; encoded by the exons ATGCCGCCGCCGCTCTCCCTCTCgctcccctcgccgccgccgcccctccagCCCCTCTCCCTCCTCCCGCAGCACGCCAAGGTGCTGTCCCACTCCCTCGCCCTATCCTCCAGGCCCCCGCCCTCCTCTATCTGCTCCGTCGTCCCCGCGCGCCACTCCGACTACTTCGACCCCcgggccccgccgccgccgccgcagcgcgACATGTACGGGACACCGCCTCCGACGCCGGCGCAGGGGAGTCCGGGCGCGAGGGTGTTCGCCAGCTACAGCATCTACAAGGGCAAGGCGGCGCTCGCCTTCGACCCCAGACCCCCGCAGTTCGTGCCGCTCGAA TCTGGGGCGCTCAAGGTGGTCAAGGAGGGGTTCGTGCTGCTCCAGTTCGCCCCAGCGGTGGCGGCCAGGCAGTATGATTGGTCTCGTAAGCAG GTGTTCTCGTTATCTGTGTGGGAGATGGGAACCTTGCTTTCTCTTGGTCCAACAGATTCGTGCGAGTTCTTTCACGACCCTTTCAAGGGGAGGAG CGATGAAGGTAAAGTTCGCAAGGTTCTAAAGGTTGAGCCAACACCTGATGGCAATGGTCGCTTTTTCAACCTCA GCGTTCAAAACCGCCTTTTGAACGTTGACGAAAGCATTTACATCCCCATAACCAAAGGAGAATATGCGGTCATTGTATCGACTTTCAAT TACATCATACCTCACATCATGGGATGGAGCACATTCACAAATTCTATAAAGCCTGAGGATTCACAGCCATACAGCAGGCCTCAATCGTCACCTGAACTTGAGTGGAGACGGTGA